One segment of Candidatus Binatus sp. DNA contains the following:
- a CDS encoding cation:proton antiporter: protein MAESQPRITPAGLKAAAAYTAMLVALILIYLPIRSLGDTLAAPAPATAAIFGSAASRAITGDLLHFLIALIVVIATARVLGSIFRSVHQPPVIGEIIAGILLGPSLLGRIAPGVSAYVFPAGVAPFLNMLSQVGVILYMFLVGLELDPALLRKRGHTTVAISHASIIAPFLLGAAIALILYPRLSTSDVPFTCFSLFLGVSMSVTAFPVLARILTDRGIHKTRMGAIALTCAAVDDVTAWCLLAFVVSVARAQASGALMTIGMALAFIAVMVLLVRPGMVRLSLLYGNRGRLTQGVMASVFVALLLSASATEMIGIHAVFGAFALGAVIPHDSGMARDLTDRLEDIVIVLLLPAFFAYTGLRTQIGLVSGLEEWGICALIVAVASIGKFGGSAIAARFTGLNWRDSSALGVLMNTRGLMELIVLNIGLEMKVISPTLFAMLVIMALVTTFATTPILHFITRRMEPEAEAIPEEAGVPALELASAPQVPIRQLEPAVVRQTAMPRPILVGTERSAILVPVSNPEGVPDLVELALAATPHDAPPPRVLALVKIPPGGVRSGLREAEQRVPPRSLALAAALDLALARGSTITPQAVWSNDPASDILAFAREPQIGWLLLGSHRSVFGSDFMGGVVREILDKIRSLPVHVAVLIHGGQRPLERVFAVIDHGPDGRAALDLALRVAQRKKANLHAVVMPGHSDHAEDSQLLDLIRDASRALGRRVPTDVLTAPTAAQLAKQTPGMVIVASNLADRLGMARDAFSDGKRCVVIVQGSPQSSARYAASATTGSSDQSATPDDASSSGNAGSRR, encoded by the coding sequence ATGGCTGAATCGCAGCCTCGAATTACGCCCGCAGGATTGAAGGCGGCCGCGGCTTACACCGCGATGCTCGTCGCGTTGATCCTGATTTACCTGCCGATTCGATCGCTCGGCGACACGCTGGCCGCTCCTGCGCCCGCGACCGCCGCGATTTTCGGCTCCGCCGCATCGCGCGCCATCACCGGCGATCTGCTCCATTTCCTGATTGCTCTGATCGTCGTGATCGCGACCGCGCGCGTGTTGGGCTCGATTTTTCGCAGCGTGCATCAGCCGCCCGTGATCGGCGAAATTATCGCCGGGATCCTGCTCGGACCGTCGCTGCTCGGCCGCATCGCGCCGGGCGTTTCTGCGTATGTATTCCCGGCCGGCGTTGCGCCGTTTCTCAATATGCTGTCGCAGGTCGGCGTCATTCTCTACATGTTCCTGGTCGGCCTCGAGCTCGACCCGGCGCTGCTCCGCAAACGCGGACATACGACGGTCGCGATTTCCCACGCGAGCATCATCGCGCCATTTCTGCTCGGCGCCGCGATCGCTCTGATACTTTATCCGCGGCTCTCGACCAGCGACGTGCCGTTCACCTGCTTCTCGCTGTTCCTCGGCGTCTCGATGTCGGTGACGGCGTTTCCGGTGCTCGCGCGCATCCTCACCGATCGCGGCATCCACAAGACCCGCATGGGCGCGATTGCTCTGACCTGCGCCGCCGTCGATGACGTCACGGCGTGGTGCCTGCTCGCATTCGTCGTGAGCGTCGCGCGTGCGCAAGCCAGCGGCGCGCTGATGACGATCGGGATGGCGCTCGCGTTTATCGCGGTGATGGTGCTGCTGGTGCGGCCCGGGATGGTTCGCCTGTCGCTGCTCTACGGCAATCGCGGACGGCTGACGCAAGGCGTGATGGCCTCGGTGTTCGTCGCGCTGCTGCTGTCGGCGTCGGCCACCGAGATGATCGGCATCCACGCCGTGTTCGGCGCATTCGCACTCGGCGCAGTGATTCCGCATGACAGCGGGATGGCGCGCGATCTCACCGACCGCCTCGAAGACATCGTGATCGTGCTGCTGCTGCCGGCGTTTTTCGCCTACACCGGACTGCGCACCCAGATCGGCCTCGTAAGCGGCCTCGAGGAATGGGGAATCTGCGCGCTGATCGTGGCAGTCGCGTCGATCGGAAAATTCGGCGGCAGCGCGATCGCGGCGCGCTTCACCGGACTCAACTGGCGCGACTCGAGCGCACTCGGCGTGTTGATGAACACGCGCGGCCTGATGGAACTGATCGTACTGAATATCGGGCTCGAGATGAAAGTCATCTCGCCAACGCTGTTCGCGATGCTGGTGATCATGGCGCTGGTGACGACCTTCGCGACCACGCCGATCCTGCATTTCATCACGCGCCGCATGGAACCGGAGGCCGAGGCGATTCCCGAGGAAGCCGGCGTTCCAGCGCTCGAACTGGCCAGCGCGCCGCAAGTCCCGATTCGTCAGCTCGAGCCCGCTGTCGTTCGACAAACTGCGATGCCACGACCGATCCTGGTCGGCACCGAGCGCAGCGCGATCCTGGTGCCGGTATCGAATCCGGAGGGCGTGCCCGATCTGGTCGAATTGGCGCTGGCGGCGACGCCGCATGATGCGCCGCCGCCGCGGGTGCTCGCGCTGGTGAAAATTCCGCCGGGCGGCGTGCGCTCAGGGCTGCGCGAAGCCGAGCAACGCGTCCCGCCCCGCTCGCTCGCGCTCGCCGCGGCGCTCGATCTCGCGCTCGCGCGCGGCAGCACGATCACGCCGCAGGCGGTGTGGAGCAACGATCCCGCTAGCGACATCCTGGCCTTCGCGCGCGAGCCGCAAATCGGATGGCTGCTGCTCGGGTCTCATCGCAGCGTCTTCGGCTCCGATTTTATGGGCGGCGTCGTGCGTGAAATTCTCGACAAGATACGGTCGCTGCCGGTGCACGTCGCGGTGCTGATCCACGGTGGCCAGCGTCCGCTCGAACGCGTGTTCGCAGTGATCGATCATGGCCCCGACGGCCGCGCCGCGCTCGACCTCGCGTTGCGCGTGGCCCAGCGCAAGAAGGCCAATCTCCACGCCGTCGTGATGCCCGGTCATAGCGATCACGCCGAGGACTCGCAGTTGCTCGATCTGATTCGCGACGCCAGCCGCGCGCTCGGCCGCCGCGTCCCGACCGACGTGTTGACCGCGCCCACCGCCGCGCAGTTGGCAAAGCAGACACCCGGCATGGTGATCGTCGCGAGCAATCTCGCCGACCGGCTAGGCATGGCGCGCGACGCGTTCTCCGACGGCAAGCGATGCGTCGTGATCGTCCAAGGCTCGCCGCAGTCGTCGGCCCGCTACGCTGCCAGCGCCACCACCGGATCGTCTGACCAGTCCGCGACGCCCGACGACGCCAGCTCTTCCGGCAATGCGGGCTCCCGCCGCTAG
- a CDS encoding glutathione S-transferase family protein, translating to MTTLYGSSKSRAARSLWALEELGVKYDHVPVAPAEAKSADNLKRNPNGHVPVLEDDGIVVWESMAINLYLAEKYGKNSLWPSDLAGHAAAYKWSFFGMTEAEPHLMSILRNRVMNPPDKRDENAALAAVEALKAPFKVLDQSLQGREYLLGNSFTIADLNVASVLSWAAMIRLDQSATPTAQAWLQKCLGREANAKVRKLP from the coding sequence ATGACCACACTCTATGGAAGTTCGAAGTCGCGCGCGGCCCGTTCGCTCTGGGCGCTCGAAGAACTCGGCGTCAAGTACGATCACGTTCCGGTCGCGCCTGCCGAGGCCAAGTCGGCGGACAATCTGAAGCGCAATCCCAACGGCCACGTCCCGGTGCTCGAGGACGACGGCATCGTCGTGTGGGAATCGATGGCGATCAATCTCTACCTCGCCGAAAAGTACGGCAAGAATTCGCTCTGGCCGTCGGATCTCGCAGGCCACGCCGCCGCCTACAAGTGGAGCTTTTTCGGGATGACCGAGGCCGAACCGCATCTGATGTCGATTCTGCGCAATCGGGTCATGAACCCGCCCGACAAGCGCGATGAGAATGCGGCGCTGGCGGCGGTCGAAGCCCTGAAGGCGCCGTTCAAGGTGCTCGACCAATCGCTGCAAGGGCGCGAGTACCTGCTCGGCAACAGTTTCACGATCGCGGATTTGAACGTTGCGTCGGTCCTGAGCTGGGCGGCGATGATTCGGCTCGATCAATCGGCGACGCCGACGGCGCAGGCGTGGCTGCAGAAATGCCTCGGCCGCGAAGCCAACGCGAAGGTGCGCAAACTGCCGTAA
- the acs gene encoding acetate--CoA ligase: MPSNESSHIDSVLSEVRKFPPPPEFSARASVKSLAEYEELRRRADSDPDKFWAECARNLHWFKPFGKTLEWNFPFAKWFVGGTINAAYNCLDRHLEGARRNKAALIWEGEPGDSRVLTYQMLADEVARCANALKSLGVKDGDRVAIYMPMVPEAAIAMLACARIGAIHSVVFGGFSAEALADRINDAEAKVCITADGGWRRGQIVELKQNVDEALKKCPSVRKVLVLKRVGNKIEMRKGRDVWWDELVPAQSKKCEAAELDSEHPLYTLYTSGTTGKPKGVVHTIGGYLTHTLMTMKWVFDLKEDDIYWCTADIGWVTGHSYTVYGPLAAGATVLMYEGAPNFPENDRFWRIIEKYHISIFYTAPTAIRTFIKWGESWVTKHDLSSLRLLGTVGEPINPEAWMWYRKVIGGERCPIVDTWWQTETGGIMISPMPGAVAAKPGSATLPMPGIAADIVTRDGASVGANQGGLLIVRRPWPGMLRTIYRDPERYKSQYFVQIDQCYFTGDGARRDADGYFWIMGRVDDVINVSGHRLGTMEIESALVSHETVAEAACVGRPDAMKGQGVVAFVTLEGGRTGDDKLREQLRAHVVKEIGALARPDEIRFTDSLPKTRSGKIMRRLLRQIAAGDETVGDTSTLEDLSVLAKLRDDDE, from the coding sequence ATGCCCTCGAACGAATCGTCACATATCGACTCAGTCTTGAGCGAGGTGCGGAAGTTTCCGCCCCCGCCCGAATTCAGCGCGCGCGCGTCGGTGAAAAGCCTCGCCGAATACGAGGAACTGCGCCGCCGCGCCGATAGCGACCCCGATAAATTCTGGGCGGAATGCGCCCGCAACCTGCATTGGTTCAAACCATTCGGCAAAACGCTCGAATGGAATTTTCCGTTCGCCAAATGGTTCGTCGGCGGCACGATCAACGCCGCTTACAATTGCCTCGATCGCCATCTTGAAGGAGCGCGCCGGAACAAGGCCGCCCTGATTTGGGAAGGCGAGCCCGGCGATTCGCGCGTGCTCACCTACCAGATGCTCGCGGACGAGGTCGCGCGATGCGCCAATGCGCTGAAGAGCCTCGGCGTCAAGGACGGCGACCGCGTGGCGATCTATATGCCGATGGTGCCGGAGGCGGCGATCGCGATGCTCGCGTGCGCTCGAATCGGCGCGATCCATTCGGTGGTGTTCGGCGGCTTCTCGGCCGAGGCGCTGGCCGATCGAATCAACGACGCGGAAGCGAAGGTGTGCATCACGGCGGACGGCGGATGGCGGCGCGGGCAAATCGTCGAGCTGAAGCAGAACGTCGATGAAGCGCTGAAGAAGTGCCCCTCGGTGCGCAAGGTGCTGGTGCTGAAGCGCGTCGGCAACAAGATCGAGATGCGCAAGGGGCGCGACGTCTGGTGGGATGAACTGGTGCCGGCGCAATCGAAAAAGTGCGAGGCGGCCGAACTCGATTCGGAGCATCCGCTGTACACGCTTTACACGTCGGGCACGACCGGCAAGCCGAAAGGTGTGGTGCATACGATCGGCGGATACTTGACGCATACGCTGATGACGATGAAGTGGGTGTTCGATCTCAAGGAAGACGACATCTACTGGTGCACCGCCGATATCGGCTGGGTGACGGGCCATAGCTACACCGTTTATGGGCCGCTCGCGGCGGGCGCGACGGTCTTGATGTACGAAGGCGCGCCGAATTTTCCGGAGAACGATCGCTTCTGGCGAATAATCGAAAAGTATCACATCAGCATCTTCTATACGGCGCCGACGGCGATTCGCACGTTCATCAAATGGGGCGAGTCGTGGGTGACGAAGCATGATTTGTCGAGCCTGAGACTCCTCGGCACAGTCGGCGAGCCGATCAATCCCGAGGCGTGGATGTGGTATCGCAAAGTGATCGGCGGCGAGCGATGCCCGATCGTCGATACCTGGTGGCAGACCGAGACCGGCGGAATCATGATCAGCCCGATGCCCGGCGCGGTCGCGGCCAAGCCCGGCTCGGCGACGCTGCCGATGCCGGGAATCGCAGCGGATATCGTCACGCGCGACGGCGCGAGCGTCGGCGCGAATCAAGGCGGCTTGCTGATCGTGCGGCGGCCGTGGCCAGGGATGCTGCGGACGATCTATCGCGATCCGGAGCGCTACAAGAGCCAGTACTTCGTGCAGATCGATCAGTGCTACTTCACCGGCGACGGCGCGCGCCGCGACGCGGACGGCTACTTCTGGATCATGGGGCGGGTGGACGACGTGATCAACGTGTCGGGGCATCGGCTCGGCACGATGGAAATCGAGAGCGCGCTGGTCTCGCACGAGACGGTGGCGGAAGCGGCCTGCGTCGGCCGTCCCGACGCGATGAAAGGGCAGGGCGTCGTGGCATTCGTCACGCTGGAAGGCGGACGCACCGGCGACGACAAGTTGCGCGAGCAATTGCGCGCGCACGTCGTGAAGGAGATCGGAGCGCTCGCGCGGCCCGACGAGATTCGCTTCACCGACTCGCTGCCGAAAACGCGCAGCGGCAAGATCATGCGGCGGCTGCTGCGGCAAATCGCGGCAGGCGACGAGACGGTCGGCGACACCAGCACGCTCGAGGATTTGTCGGTGCTCGCGAAATTGCGCGACGACGACGAGTAA
- a CDS encoding site-2 protease family protein, protein MDEVASPKRSSAVLVEIPRYAAPTAAVDRSIGPPRIPPLITVLFLLTMLTTTMAGAMMDGEDFMLAHPIALTVALLLHPILTIVALFGHPFATLSALGNGLTFSIPLMAILLAHEMGHYLTARNHLVDTTLPYFIPAPPLPFITGTFGAFIRMRSNPRTRRAMFDIGAAGPWAGVLVAIPALIIGLYLSDVTPLDKSQGGYELGNSLLFLGLSRLVLGLDPNTVNVNLHPAAFAGWLGLLVTSINLLPVGQLDGGHVTYALFPRRHRTISILFVITLILLVLVPLALGRNPWWGWMLWAILSVALGVGHPSTADRDTPLDSRRTIAAWATIALFIVTFSPMPISLHLPEDNPHQGPPGPGNGHAVEVMSPAPHHDRMIDHLRIRL, encoded by the coding sequence ATGGACGAAGTCGCCTCACCCAAACGATCATCCGCGGTACTGGTTGAAATACCGCGCTATGCGGCGCCGACCGCGGCCGTGGATCGATCGATCGGGCCTCCGCGCATCCCGCCGCTGATCACCGTGCTGTTCCTGCTGACGATGCTGACCACCACGATGGCGGGCGCAATGATGGATGGCGAAGACTTCATGTTGGCGCATCCGATCGCTCTGACGGTCGCGCTGCTGCTGCATCCGATTTTGACGATCGTCGCACTGTTCGGGCATCCGTTCGCGACCCTCTCAGCGCTCGGCAACGGGCTCACCTTTTCGATTCCGCTGATGGCGATTCTGCTCGCGCATGAGATGGGTCATTACCTCACCGCGCGCAATCATCTCGTCGATACGACGCTGCCATATTTTATCCCCGCGCCGCCGTTGCCATTCATCACCGGCACCTTCGGCGCCTTCATCCGGATGAGATCGAATCCGCGCACGCGGCGCGCGATGTTCGATATTGGCGCCGCCGGTCCGTGGGCGGGCGTGCTGGTCGCGATTCCCGCGCTCATCATCGGACTCTATCTCTCCGACGTGACGCCGCTCGACAAATCGCAAGGCGGGTATGAACTCGGCAACTCGCTTCTGTTCCTCGGCCTTTCGCGGTTGGTGCTCGGCCTCGACCCGAACACGGTCAACGTGAACCTGCATCCTGCGGCTTTCGCGGGATGGCTCGGGTTGCTGGTCACTTCGATCAACCTGCTGCCGGTCGGCCAGCTCGACGGCGGCCACGTCACCTATGCGCTCTTCCCGCGGCGTCATCGCACCATCTCGATCCTGTTCGTGATCACGCTGATCCTGCTGGTGCTGGTGCCGCTGGCACTAGGCCGCAATCCCTGGTGGGGATGGATGCTGTGGGCGATCCTGTCGGTCGCGCTCGGCGTGGGGCATCCTTCGACGGCCGATCGCGACACGCCGCTCGATTCGCGCCGCACGATCGCGGCGTGGGCGACGATCGCGCTGTTCATCGTGACGTTCAGCCCGATGCCGATTTCACTGCATCTGCCGGAAGACAATCCGCATCAGGGTCCGCCGGGGCCGGGCAATGGCCACGCCGTCGAGGTGATGTCCCCCGCGCCGCACCACGATCGAATGATCGATCACCTCCGCATCCGCCTCTGA
- a CDS encoding MFS transporter has product MSQREKQGWYVVAALFVTMFMVWGGSVNAAAVFLPALIKAYGWSRARVSMLGGAAALAAGASGPIVGWMLDRIDARKIMVGGVMTVALGLMSLSLANSFAQFILINIVVGVGITASTVIPTSLVVANWFGGRRGTALGITYSGASLGGTAMSVLASYAIAYGGWRTGYFMLGLPMIIVAVPFLLIAVRTHPDDQPRIPDPSEVSAMPEVPGLELSEAFHTRSLWLIGVAQFLSAVASTGVLAHFVAYLIGLGYTPLVSAKVFGVFFVFVTIGTLAIGPLVDRLGAKHTLAGLFVAWIAGMFLMLAASHSIALGAFVAFFGLALGATGVLMPLVIVESLGVRRLGSIMGITGIFATVGFATGPIVMGLIFDVTGSYSFAIIAFIGVSVVCALAILACLPLDEERSRLAAGAASAASPARI; this is encoded by the coding sequence ATGTCGCAACGCGAAAAACAGGGATGGTACGTCGTCGCGGCGCTCTTCGTCACGATGTTCATGGTATGGGGCGGCTCGGTGAACGCCGCCGCCGTCTTTCTCCCGGCGCTGATCAAGGCCTACGGATGGAGCCGCGCGAGAGTCTCGATGCTCGGCGGTGCGGCGGCGCTCGCGGCCGGCGCGAGCGGTCCGATCGTCGGCTGGATGCTCGATAGAATCGACGCGCGCAAAATTATGGTCGGCGGCGTAATGACCGTCGCGCTCGGCCTGATGAGTCTCAGCCTCGCGAATTCGTTCGCGCAGTTCATCCTGATCAACATCGTGGTCGGCGTCGGTATCACCGCTTCCACCGTGATTCCCACTTCGCTGGTGGTCGCCAACTGGTTCGGCGGACGGCGCGGCACCGCGCTCGGTATCACCTATTCGGGCGCGTCACTCGGCGGCACCGCGATGAGCGTGCTGGCGAGTTACGCGATCGCATACGGTGGATGGCGCACCGGCTACTTCATGCTGGGCCTGCCGATGATAATCGTCGCGGTGCCATTCCTGCTGATCGCCGTACGAACTCATCCTGACGACCAGCCGCGAATCCCCGACCCGTCGGAAGTGAGCGCGATGCCCGAAGTTCCCGGACTCGAACTGAGCGAGGCGTTTCACACCCGCTCGCTATGGCTGATCGGGGTGGCGCAGTTCCTGTCGGCGGTCGCGAGCACCGGTGTCCTGGCACACTTCGTTGCCTACCTGATCGGCCTCGGCTACACGCCGCTAGTTTCGGCCAAGGTGTTCGGCGTGTTCTTCGTGTTCGTCACGATTGGCACGCTCGCGATCGGTCCGCTGGTCGATCGGCTTGGCGCGAAACATACTCTCGCCGGACTTTTCGTCGCGTGGATCGCCGGGATGTTCCTGATGCTCGCGGCGTCGCACTCAATTGCGCTCGGCGCCTTCGTCGCCTTCTTCGGTCTCGCGTTAGGCGCCACCGGCGTGCTGATGCCCCTGGTGATCGTCGAGTCGCTCGGCGTGCGCCGGCTCGGCTCGATCATGGGAATCACCGGGATTTTTGCGACCGTCGGTTTCGCGACGGGGCCGATTGTCATGGGACTAATTTTCGACGTGACCGGCAGCTACTCGTTCGCGATCATCGCCTTCATCGGAGTTTCGGTAGTCTGCGCACTTGCGATTCTCGCCTGTTTGCCGCTCGACGAAGAGCGTTCGCGCCTCGCCGCCGGAGCCGCTTCCGCCGCCTCGCCCGCTCGAATTTAA
- a CDS encoding CBS domain-containing protein, giving the protein MNVADLMTRDVMFCTIHDSLNSAARIMWDHDCGGVPVVDDEKKLIGLVTDRDICMASYLQGRPLAEIPIRLAMSPKVITCAATDNLAMVHRLMRVYEVHRIPVIDDGDRVAGIVSLSDIVNAARVDRATASKNGSHASEIAATITAICRQRVSAASNGASPSAPDAVLAGAIARAPRAAKPSSRKRKSP; this is encoded by the coding sequence ATGAACGTGGCCGATTTGATGACCCGCGACGTAATGTTCTGCACGATCCATGATTCGCTCAACTCGGCGGCGCGGATCATGTGGGATCACGATTGCGGCGGCGTTCCTGTCGTCGATGATGAAAAGAAACTGATCGGTCTCGTCACCGATCGCGACATCTGCATGGCGTCGTACCTGCAAGGCCGGCCGCTCGCGGAAATTCCGATTCGGCTCGCGATGTCGCCCAAGGTGATCACCTGCGCCGCCACCGACAATCTCGCGATGGTTCATCGCCTGATGCGCGTGTACGAGGTCCATCGCATCCCAGTGATCGATGACGGCGACCGCGTCGCCGGAATCGTATCGCTCAGCGACATCGTCAACGCGGCGCGCGTCGATCGCGCGACCGCTTCGAAAAACGGCTCCCACGCGAGCGAGATTGCTGCGACCATCACGGCGATCTGCCGGCAGCGCGTATCGGCCGCCTCGAACGGCGCGTCGCCCTCGGCGCCCGATGCGGTGCTGGCGGGGGCAATCGCGCGGGCGCCGCGCGCGGCGAAGCCGTCGTCGCGCAAGAGAAAATCGCCGTAG
- a CDS encoding YceI family protein, which yields MKHSITRTLFAAVISIAIPILAQADTWQIDPMHTSVEFTVRHMMISNVKGTFEKTSGTITTAGEVPATVVIDATIEAASINTRVEKRDGHLKSPEFFDVAKFPSITFKSTRIEQAGTAKWKVTGNLTLHGVTKEVILDVDGPTAPVKDPFGNMRSGASATSKIDRRDFGLTFNKALETGGVLVGDEVAISIDVEAIKK from the coding sequence TTGAAGCACTCGATTACCCGGACCTTGTTTGCGGCGGTCATTTCGATCGCGATTCCGATCCTCGCGCAGGCCGACACGTGGCAGATCGATCCGATGCATACCAGCGTCGAATTCACCGTTCGCCACATGATGATCTCGAACGTCAAAGGTACTTTCGAAAAAACTTCGGGCACGATCACCACCGCCGGCGAAGTTCCTGCGACGGTCGTGATCGACGCGACGATTGAAGCGGCATCGATTAACACGCGGGTCGAGAAGCGCGACGGTCATCTGAAGTCGCCGGAATTTTTCGACGTCGCGAAGTTCCCCTCGATCACGTTCAAGTCCACCAGGATCGAGCAGGCGGGAACGGCGAAATGGAAAGTGACCGGCAATCTGACCCTGCACGGCGTAACCAAGGAAGTCATACTCGACGTCGATGGGCCAACCGCACCGGTCAAGGATCCGTTCGGCAACATGCGATCGGGCGCATCGGCGACGAGCAAGATCGATCGGCGAGACTTCGGGCTGACGTTTAACAAGGCGCTCGAAACGGGTGGCGTACTGGTCGGCGATGAAGTCGCGATTTCGATCGACGTCGAGGCGATCAAGAAGTAG
- a CDS encoding DNA-3-methyladenine glycosylase, translating to MKVTRDFYARSVLVVARECIGKILVHRTPDGETAGRIVESEAYRGPRDLAAHSSRGRTRRTAAMYGPPGHAYVFRLYGISWAMNLVVASEGDPHAVLIRALEPTRGLELMAYRRQKAVISRELTNGPGKLTQALAITGDDYGRDLCGDELFLEHSDYRVKAIGRSARINVDYAGVWAAKRWRFHERGNRYVSVPPRD from the coding sequence ATGAAAGTGACGCGCGACTTTTACGCTCGATCGGTGCTGGTCGTCGCGCGCGAGTGCATCGGTAAAATTTTGGTGCATCGGACGCCCGACGGCGAAACCGCAGGCCGCATCGTCGAATCCGAGGCGTATCGCGGCCCCCGCGATCTCGCGGCGCACAGTTCGCGAGGCCGCACTCGGCGCACCGCCGCAATGTACGGTCCGCCGGGCCACGCTTACGTGTTTCGGCTCTACGGAATTAGTTGGGCGATGAACCTGGTAGTCGCGTCAGAAGGAGATCCGCACGCAGTGCTGATTCGCGCGCTCGAGCCGACGCGTGGCCTCGAATTGATGGCGTATCGGCGGCAGAAAGCAGTCATCTCGCGCGAACTGACCAATGGACCGGGGAAACTGACGCAGGCATTGGCAATCACCGGCGATGATTACGGCCGCGATCTGTGCGGTGATGAACTGTTCCTCGAGCATTCGGATTATCGCGTCAAGGCGATCGGCCGCTCGGCACGGATCAACGTCGATTACGCGGGAGTGTGGGCCGCCAAACGATGGCGATTTCACGAGCGCGGCAATCGCTACGTATCCGTCCCACCGCGCGACTGA
- a CDS encoding CYTH domain-containing protein, with protein MAKEIERKFLVHPQKWSELGPGKTIRQGYLSTVKERTVRVRTVADQGFLTIKGMNVGISRPEYEYEIPFKDATELLDNLCEKPLIEKTRYRIPFAGNTWEVDEFAGVNRGLTTAEVELKDADQKVQLPDWIDREVSDDPRYFNANLIKNPFTTWK; from the coding sequence ATGGCTAAAGAAATCGAACGCAAGTTTCTGGTTCATCCGCAAAAGTGGAGCGAACTCGGTCCCGGCAAAACGATCCGCCAGGGTTATCTCAGCACGGTGAAGGAACGCACGGTGCGCGTGAGGACGGTGGCCGACCAGGGCTTCCTCACTATCAAGGGCATGAACGTCGGTATCAGCCGCCCCGAGTACGAATACGAAATCCCGTTCAAGGACGCGACCGAGCTGCTCGATAATCTGTGCGAAAAGCCGCTGATCGAAAAGACTCGCTACCGGATTCCGTTCGCGGGCAATACCTGGGAGGTCGATGAATTTGCGGGCGTGAATCGCGGACTGACTACTGCGGAAGTCGAGCTCAAGGACGCGGATCAAAAAGTGCAACTGCCGGATTGGATCGATCGCGAAGTCAGCGACGACCCGAGATATTTTAACGCGAACCTGATCAAGAACCCGTTTACCACCTGGAAGTGA
- a CDS encoding S-adenosyl-l-methionine hydroxide adenosyltransferase family protein: MPPRKPARSPIVILTDFGYRDHYAGVMKGVIAKIAPDASVIDLTHGIPPQSVTAGALALAQSQEYFPARSVFLAVVDPGVGTSRDAIALETRTGARFVGPDNGLLSLAATAGEIKRAVRLTSTRYRLPNLSPTFHGRDVFAPAAAHIWNGVPLTALGPELKSWHQLELPRPVESDSRLSGEVIYVDTYGNLVTNLDRETVARFAACFPTQKVSVRINRGAAIRIIDSYALAPKGAPLAIFGSFNLLEIALRDGNAAQHFDAKPGAGVILAVSARRK, encoded by the coding sequence ATGCCGCCGCGCAAACCTGCCCGCTCTCCGATCGTAATTCTCACCGACTTCGGCTATCGCGATCATTACGCCGGCGTGATGAAAGGAGTGATCGCGAAGATCGCTCCCGACGCTAGCGTCATCGATCTTACTCACGGCATCCCGCCGCAGTCGGTGACGGCCGGCGCGCTCGCGCTGGCGCAGAGTCAGGAATATTTTCCGGCGCGCAGCGTGTTCCTTGCGGTGGTCGATCCGGGCGTCGGAACGAGCCGCGACGCGATCGCGCTCGAGACTCGCACTGGCGCTCGCTTCGTCGGTCCCGACAATGGCTTGCTGTCGCTCGCCGCGACAGCCGGCGAGATCAAGCGCGCCGTGCGGTTGACGTCAACGCGGTACCGACTACCGAATCTCAGTCCCACTTTTCACGGCCGCGACGTGTTCGCGCCGGCCGCCGCGCATATCTGGAACGGAGTGCCGCTGACGGCGCTCGGTCCGGAGCTCAAATCATGGCATCAACTCGAACTGCCGCGTCCCGTCGAATCGGATTCGCGCCTCAGCGGCGAGGTCATTTACGTCGATACCTACGGCAACCTGGTGACGAATCTCGATCGGGAAACGGTCGCGCGATTCGCCGCTTGCTTTCCCACCCAGAAGGTTTCCGTTAGGATCAATCGTGGTGCGGCGATTAGAATAATTGATAGCTACGCGCTTGCGCCCAAAGGTGCTCCTCTCGCGATATTTGGTAGCTTCAATCTGCTCGAAATCGCCCTCCGCGACGGCAATGCCGCTCAGCATTTCGATGCAAAGCCGGGCGCCGGGGTGATTCTGGCCGTCTCCGCCAGGCGCAAGTAA